One window from the genome of Osmerus mordax isolate fOsmMor3 chromosome 19, fOsmMor3.pri, whole genome shotgun sequence encodes:
- the LOC136963447 gene encoding putative nuclease HARBI1 isoform X1 yields the protein MATRAAYFSPSEAQILMEAYEEVKDIIKKKGNTATVIKQREKAWQSIADRLNALNMNGPKRTWQQVKIKYKNILQNAVKKNTHRQGTGGGSPKADLTPAEDMALELNKGRPVLEGIPGGKETSIGSSQDATRFIQVSGSTVFLLEPPAQAPDDADPGEGPSAAATAHDGDDDEEETISLDSRRHEDPDAIQWENQPGNISSQAIRKLYGNHLRRQIELADIDIQYKKKKMENLALESEIKKRTIRKLDLEIKKLERELQEDDTADDHLYERYRFSADGIRYLCRLLGPRIKHRTARSHALSVEQMVCVALRFFASGAFLYSVGDAEQLNKATICRTIRSVCLAIKALADVFISFPGHRRLCDIKEEFYRIAGFPNVIGAVDCTHIRIKAPSGAHEADFVNRKSFHSINVQMVCNADCVISNVVAKWPGSVHDSRIFRASEIYQCLSQGEFSGVLLGDRGYGCQPFLLTPFTDPQEAQQAYNHAHARTRARVEMTFGLLKARFHCLHKLRVSPVRACDITVACAVLHNVACLRKERAPRVPPAMDWDNPAIFPDDDSGRLLRDQYVLNYFS from the exons atggcaactagagccgcgtacttttccccgtcggaagcacaaatcctcatggaggcatacgaggaggtaaaagatataattaagaagaaaggcaacaccgccacagtgataaagcaaagagaaaaagcgtggcaaagtattgcagaccgcctgaatgc attaaacatgaacgggccaaaacggacatggcagcaggtcaaaatcaaatacaagaacattctgcagaatg cagtgaaaaagaatacccacagacaaggcacgggtggtgggtcaccaaaggctgaccttaccccagcagaggacatggccttggagctaaataaaggcaggcccgtcttagaggggatccctggggggaaagagacgagcataggttcctcccaagatgccacccgcttcattcaag tgtctggcagcactgtgttcctgttagagccaccagcacaagcaccagacgatgctgatcca ggtgaaggccccagtgcagcagcaacagcacatgatggagacgatgatgaggaggagaccatctctctggattccagaaggcatgag gacccagatgctatacagtgggaaaaccagcctggcaacata agctcacaagctatcagaaagttgtatggcaaccacctccggcgccaaatagaactggcagacatagacattcagtacaagaagaaaaagatggaaaatcttgcactggagtccgaaataaaaaagaggacaattaggaaactggaccttgaaataaaaaaacttgagagggag ctccaagaagatgacacag ctgatgaccatctatatgaaagatacaggttttctgcagatggcatcaggtatctatgcagactactgggtcccaggattaagcaccgcactgcacggagccatgcactgagtgtggagcaaatggtttgtgtggccttgcgcttttttgctagtggagccttcctgtactcagtgggggatgcagaacagctgaacaaggccacaatttgccgcacaataaggagtgtgtgtctggctatcaaagcattagcagatgtcttcatctccttccctggccacagaagactctgtgacatcaaagaggagttctataggattgcag gtttccccaatgtcattggtgcagtggactgcacacacataaggataaaagccccctcaggtgcccatgaggccgattttgtgaataggaaatcctttcacagcattaatgttcag atggtctgcaatgctgactgtgtgatcagcaatgttgtggcaaaatggcctggctcagtccatgactccagaatctttcgggcctctgaaatctatcagtgcctatcacaag gtgaattctctggtgtgttgctgggagacagggggtatggctgccagccttttctcctgacacctttcacagacccccaggaagcacagcaggcctacaaccatgcccatgccaggaccagggccagagttgaaatgacctttggcctcctgaaggcacgctttcactgccttcacaaattaagggtcagccctgttagggcatgtgatattactgtggcttgtgctgtcctccacaatgtggcctgcctgaggaaggagagggcccccagagtgccaccagccatggactgggacaatccggcaatcttccctgatgacgacagtggtcggctgctgagggaccaatatgtgttgaattattttagttag
- the LOC136963447 gene encoding putative nuclease HARBI1 isoform X2, whose amino-acid sequence MATRAAYFSPSEAQILMEAYEEVKDIIKKKGNTATVIKQREKAWQSIADRLNALNMNGPKRTWQQVKIKYKNILQNAVKKNTHRQGTGGGSPKADLTPAEDMALELNKGRPVLEGIPGGKETSIGSSQDATRFIQVSGSTVFLLEPPAQAPDDADPGEGPSAAATAHDGDDDEEETISLDSRRHEDPDAIQWENQPGNISSQAIRKLYGNHLRRQIELADIDIQYKKKKMENLALESEIKKRTIRKLDLEIKKLERELQEDDTADDHLYERYRFSADGIRYLCRLLGPRIKHRTARSHALSVEQMVCVALRFFASGAFLYSVGDAEQLNKATICRTIRSVCLAIKALADVFISFPGHRRLCDIKEEFYRIAVDCTHIRIKAPSGAHEADFVNRKSFHSINVQMVCNADCVISNVVAKWPGSVHDSRIFRASEIYQCLSQGEFSGVLLGDRGYGCQPFLLTPFTDPQEAQQAYNHAHARTRARVEMTFGLLKARFHCLHKLRVSPVRACDITVACAVLHNVACLRKERAPRVPPAMDWDNPAIFPDDDSGRLLRDQYVLNYFS is encoded by the exons atggcaactagagccgcgtacttttccccgtcggaagcacaaatcctcatggaggcatacgaggaggtaaaagatataattaagaagaaaggcaacaccgccacagtgataaagcaaagagaaaaagcgtggcaaagtattgcagaccgcctgaatgc attaaacatgaacgggccaaaacggacatggcagcaggtcaaaatcaaatacaagaacattctgcagaatg cagtgaaaaagaatacccacagacaaggcacgggtggtgggtcaccaaaggctgaccttaccccagcagaggacatggccttggagctaaataaaggcaggcccgtcttagaggggatccctggggggaaagagacgagcataggttcctcccaagatgccacccgcttcattcaag tgtctggcagcactgtgttcctgttagagccaccagcacaagcaccagacgatgctgatcca ggtgaaggccccagtgcagcagcaacagcacatgatggagacgatgatgaggaggagaccatctctctggattccagaaggcatgag gacccagatgctatacagtgggaaaaccagcctggcaacata agctcacaagctatcagaaagttgtatggcaaccacctccggcgccaaatagaactggcagacatagacattcagtacaagaagaaaaagatggaaaatcttgcactggagtccgaaataaaaaagaggacaattaggaaactggaccttgaaataaaaaaacttgagagggag ctccaagaagatgacacag ctgatgaccatctatatgaaagatacaggttttctgcagatggcatcaggtatctatgcagactactgggtcccaggattaagcaccgcactgcacggagccatgcactgagtgtggagcaaatggtttgtgtggccttgcgcttttttgctagtggagccttcctgtactcagtgggggatgcagaacagctgaacaaggccacaatttgccgcacaataaggagtgtgtgtctggctatcaaagcattagcagatgtcttcatctccttccctggccacagaagactctgtgacatcaaagaggagttctataggattgcag tggactgcacacacataaggataaaagccccctcaggtgcccatgaggccgattttgtgaataggaaatcctttcacagcattaatgttcag atggtctgcaatgctgactgtgtgatcagcaatgttgtggcaaaatggcctggctcagtccatgactccagaatctttcgggcctctgaaatctatcagtgcctatcacaag gtgaattctctggtgtgttgctgggagacagggggtatggctgccagccttttctcctgacacctttcacagacccccaggaagcacagcaggcctacaaccatgcccatgccaggaccagggccagagttgaaatgacctttggcctcctgaaggcacgctttcactgccttcacaaattaagggtcagccctgttagggcatgtgatattactgtggcttgtgctgtcctccacaatgtggcctgcctgaggaaggagagggcccccagagtgccaccagccatggactgggacaatccggcaatcttccctgatgacgacagtggtcggctgctgagggaccaatatgtgttgaattattttagttag
- the LOC136963447 gene encoding uncharacterized protein isoform X3 — protein sequence MATRAAYFSPSEAQILMEAYEEVKDIIKKKGNTATVIKQREKAWQSIADRLNALNMNGPKRTWQQVKIKYKNILQNAVKKNTHRQGTGGGSPKADLTPAEDMALELNKGRPVLEGIPGGKETSIGSSQDATRFIQVSGSTVFLLEPPAQAPDDADPGEGPSAAATAHDGDDDEEETISLDSRRHEDPDAIQWENQPGNISSQAIRKLYGNHLRRQIELADIDIQYKKKKMENLALESEIKKRTIRKLDLEIKKLERELQEDDTADDHLYERYRFSADGISGAFLYSVGDAEQLNKATICRTIRSVCLAIKALADVFISFPGHRRLCDIKEEFYRIAGFPNVIGAVDCTHIRIKAPSGAHEADFVNRKSFHSINVQMVCNADCVISNVVAKWPGSVHDSRIFRASEIYQCLSQGEFSGVLLGDRGYGCQPFLLTPFTDPQEAQQAYNHAHARTRARVEMTFGLLKARFHCLHKLRVSPVRACDITVACAVLHNVACLRKERAPRVPPAMDWDNPAIFPDDDSGRLLRDQYVLNYFS from the exons atggcaactagagccgcgtacttttccccgtcggaagcacaaatcctcatggaggcatacgaggaggtaaaagatataattaagaagaaaggcaacaccgccacagtgataaagcaaagagaaaaagcgtggcaaagtattgcagaccgcctgaatgc attaaacatgaacgggccaaaacggacatggcagcaggtcaaaatcaaatacaagaacattctgcagaatg cagtgaaaaagaatacccacagacaaggcacgggtggtgggtcaccaaaggctgaccttaccccagcagaggacatggccttggagctaaataaaggcaggcccgtcttagaggggatccctggggggaaagagacgagcataggttcctcccaagatgccacccgcttcattcaag tgtctggcagcactgtgttcctgttagagccaccagcacaagcaccagacgatgctgatcca ggtgaaggccccagtgcagcagcaacagcacatgatggagacgatgatgaggaggagaccatctctctggattccagaaggcatgag gacccagatgctatacagtgggaaaaccagcctggcaacata agctcacaagctatcagaaagttgtatggcaaccacctccggcgccaaatagaactggcagacatagacattcagtacaagaagaaaaagatggaaaatcttgcactggagtccgaaataaaaaagaggacaattaggaaactggaccttgaaataaaaaaacttgagagggag ctccaagaagatgacacag ctgatgaccatctatatgaaagatacaggttttctgcagatggcatcag tggagccttcctgtactcagtgggggatgcagaacagctgaacaaggccacaatttgccgcacaataaggagtgtgtgtctggctatcaaagcattagcagatgtcttcatctccttccctggccacagaagactctgtgacatcaaagaggagttctataggattgcag gtttccccaatgtcattggtgcagtggactgcacacacataaggataaaagccccctcaggtgcccatgaggccgattttgtgaataggaaatcctttcacagcattaatgttcag atggtctgcaatgctgactgtgtgatcagcaatgttgtggcaaaatggcctggctcagtccatgactccagaatctttcgggcctctgaaatctatcagtgcctatcacaag gtgaattctctggtgtgttgctgggagacagggggtatggctgccagccttttctcctgacacctttcacagacccccaggaagcacagcaggcctacaaccatgcccatgccaggaccagggccagagttgaaatgacctttggcctcctgaaggcacgctttcactgccttcacaaattaagggtcagccctgttagggcatgtgatattactgtggcttgtgctgtcctccacaatgtggcctgcctgaggaaggagagggcccccagagtgccaccagccatggactgggacaatccggcaatcttccctgatgacgacagtggtcggctgctgagggaccaatatgtgttgaattattttagttag